From one Sphaeramia orbicularis chromosome 9, fSphaOr1.1, whole genome shotgun sequence genomic stretch:
- the nmrk1 gene encoding nicotinamide riboside kinase 1, with the protein MKTVIVGVGGMTNGGKSTLAKSLHQQIPNSCIIAQDSYFKDDSVVPVDSNGYKQYDMLDALHMDQMMSDVNSWRRDPEWFLRERGLNPQQTSSSFDEEVYVLIVEGFLIFNYRPLNELFDKSYFIQIPYDICKKRRSLRVYSPPDPPGYFDGHVWPMYLKNLRDMENMVSGIVFLDGLQSKEELLDIVYKDVSKEIQQLREKD; encoded by the exons ATGAAGACAGTGATTGTGGGAGTGGGCGG GATGACCAATGGAGGAAAATCCACACTTGCTAAGAGTCTACACCAGCAGATACCCAACAGCTGCATCATTGCTCAGGATTCTTATTTTAAG GATGACTCTGTGGTGCCTGTTGACAGCAATGGATATAAACAGTATGACA TGCTCGATGCTCTCCACATGGATCAGATGATGAGTGACGTAAACTCATGGCGAAGAGATCCTGAGTGGTTCTTGAGGGAACGCGGCCTGAACCCTCAGcaaacatcatcatcatttgATGAAGAAGTGTATGTGCTGATAGTGGAAGGGTTCCTGATATTCAACTACAG GCCGTTAAATGAGTTATTTGACAAGAGCTACTTCATTCAAATTCCGTATGATATCTGCAAAAAGAGACGAAG TTTGAGGGTGTACTCACCTCCTGATCCTCCGGGTTATTTTGACGGACATGTGTGGCCCATGTATCTAAAAAACCTCCGAGACATGGAGAACATGGTATCTGGAATCG TGTTTCTAGATGGACTGCAGTCAAAGGAGGAGCTTTTGGATATTGTGTATAAGGATGTTAGTAAAGAAATTCAACAGCTTAGAG aGAAAGACTGA